In one window of Blastopirellula marina DNA:
- a CDS encoding energy transducer TonB, with the protein MQRLTTTQFAFHLSVWSHVALVIAMAWQSMKLFQPVDFAGERQAVTVSATFAPPVVLSEPEPIELVQSEMDAAESTVEVEPDDTIAKETLQIEPTHQMAELLVDAVKATPNVQVAERRQFKRQPKKAEPQMQHLPRHSRPVPMATLALSVPVPVGTTLETPPDFSMNPPPRYPAEAVRNGWEGEVLLRITVAPDGQVSRVSIEKSSGHEILDQAALRAVSTWKGVPATQAGEPVSVVRLMPVRFLR; encoded by the coding sequence ATGCAACGACTCACGACAACTCAATTTGCCTTCCATCTGTCGGTCTGGAGCCATGTGGCTCTGGTGATCGCCATGGCATGGCAAAGTATGAAGTTGTTTCAGCCGGTCGATTTCGCAGGGGAGCGTCAGGCCGTGACCGTCTCGGCTACGTTTGCCCCTCCGGTTGTGCTTAGCGAACCGGAACCGATCGAGCTGGTTCAAAGTGAAATGGATGCCGCTGAGTCGACCGTCGAGGTCGAGCCTGACGATACGATCGCGAAAGAAACACTTCAGATCGAGCCAACTCATCAGATGGCCGAACTGTTGGTCGATGCGGTGAAGGCCACCCCCAACGTCCAGGTTGCCGAGCGTCGGCAGTTTAAGCGACAGCCAAAAAAAGCCGAGCCGCAAATGCAGCATCTGCCGCGGCATTCACGCCCCGTACCCATGGCGACACTGGCTTTGTCGGTCCCTGTTCCGGTGGGGACCACGTTGGAAACGCCGCCTGACTTCTCGATGAATCCGCCACCCAGGTATCCGGCCGAGGCGGTCCGTAATGGCTGGGAAGGGGAAGTCTTATTGCGGATTACGGTGGCCCCTGATGGGCAAGTCAGCCGAGTGAGTATCGAGAAGAGCAGTGGCCATGAAATCCTCGATCAGGCAGCCCTTCGCGCCGTAAGTACATGGAAGGGGGTGCCTGCCACCCAGGCAGGCGAGCCGGTCTCTGTGGTTCGCCTAATGCCAGTCAGGTTCCTACGTTAG
- a CDS encoding hemin uptake protein HemP produces MHRSYDGISGTQVTDRPQQNPSVEPQHPSAIASDDLLKGRRQVWIDHDGTLYCLKATSNGRLYLTK; encoded by the coding sequence ATGCATCGTAGCTATGATGGCATAAGCGGTACCCAGGTAACCGACCGCCCCCAGCAGAACCCAAGTGTAGAACCACAGCATCCATCAGCCATTGCCTCAGATGACCTTCTTAAAGGGCGTCGTCAGGTGTGGATTGATCATGATGGGACACTCTACTGCTTGAAGGCGACCTCAAATGGTCGTTTGTATTTAACGAAATAA
- a CDS encoding TonB-dependent receptor plug domain-containing protein, whose product MTRITLLALFCVGASGGLVHAQQGTTQPVALQEEPTPPQLPRVEVTPEADSAEAQEAGPLESPSSSFPSETFNFNELFPSLTDQVAQPWDGGSRGAPLSVFDNPRAIDIISQQRLIEKAPLDMGQALENEVGVMMQRTGRGQSSPYIRGLTGQQVLILVDGVRMTNSTFRSGPNQYFNTIDPNTVDHIEVIRGPGSVLYGGDAIGGVINVVTKSANYTGLNYTTGGTIQRFSSADLGYTGRVSVEGYTESTGFYGGGTYGNYNNLDIGGSPDAPVGFDVGRQPATSWRYNAADLKVTYLVDDSSELIFGLQHYRGEDIFRTDRYPSNRESIFDPQVRDLYYIRYQGVSDVGLADFYQITTSYHRTDELRKDRDYRMSANPNIVSERSFFDEQFGLTFSFMKDCDSLGTVSYGFDWYHDEIGSARTDFNYGTDPPAITDRAGEIPDDAFYSRYGAYVQWDFWMTDRLLLSSGVRYEHVAAGATVTANSVTDHIDPEYQDWIGNIGLTYELTDELHLVGSISEGFRAPNLDDLATINGNVFVGTQLPNPDLQPETSITYEVGTKLNTERFRAQTFVWWNDLQNFIDTSAPNTMLLLDRTNSQAYLNGVEFSAEYQLSYEWSVYGNYWYTYGRNVDTGQPLSRIPPQQGTLGLRKRWNDGRDWFDTYAWIVDKQDRLNDRDISDTNRIPPGGTPGYTTLNFRYGRMISPRQRLSLNVENIFDEQYRVHGSGSDGPGINALLTYELTH is encoded by the coding sequence ATGACACGCATCACTCTTTTAGCACTTTTTTGTGTAGGTGCTAGCGGAGGTCTCGTTCACGCTCAGCAAGGTACAACCCAGCCAGTAGCACTTCAGGAAGAACCTACCCCTCCGCAGCTACCTCGCGTCGAAGTCACCCCTGAAGCCGATTCCGCCGAGGCCCAGGAAGCGGGGCCGCTCGAATCCCCTTCCAGTTCGTTTCCCTCCGAAACGTTCAATTTCAACGAGCTCTTCCCATCGCTGACCGACCAGGTTGCCCAGCCGTGGGATGGAGGATCTCGTGGTGCTCCCCTTTCGGTTTTCGATAACCCTCGAGCCATCGATATCATTTCCCAGCAGCGGCTGATCGAGAAAGCCCCGCTCGACATGGGTCAGGCCCTAGAGAACGAAGTTGGCGTGATGATGCAGCGAACAGGGCGAGGCCAGTCGTCGCCGTATATTCGCGGTCTCACAGGACAACAAGTGCTGATCTTGGTCGACGGCGTTCGCATGACTAACTCTACTTTCCGGAGTGGACCGAATCAGTATTTCAATACCATCGACCCCAACACCGTCGATCACATTGAAGTCATTCGAGGTCCAGGCAGCGTCTTGTACGGTGGAGATGCTATCGGCGGTGTCATCAACGTCGTCACGAAAAGCGCCAACTACACCGGCCTGAATTACACCACCGGTGGCACCATTCAACGGTTTAGTTCGGCCGACCTCGGCTATACAGGCCGCGTTAGTGTCGAAGGTTACACCGAGTCGACCGGCTTTTATGGAGGTGGCACCTATGGCAACTACAACAACCTCGATATCGGCGGTTCGCCAGATGCTCCGGTAGGATTCGATGTCGGCCGTCAGCCAGCAACCAGTTGGCGATACAATGCAGCCGATTTGAAAGTCACCTACCTGGTAGATGACTCCTCCGAGTTGATCTTCGGCTTGCAGCACTACCGAGGCGAAGACATTTTCCGCACCGACCGCTATCCTTCCAACCGCGAATCGATCTTCGATCCCCAAGTACGCGATCTGTATTACATCCGCTATCAGGGTGTCAGCGACGTTGGCCTGGCAGACTTCTACCAGATCACCACTTCGTATCATCGAACCGACGAATTACGGAAGGATCGCGACTATCGCATGTCGGCCAATCCGAATATCGTCAGCGAACGGAGCTTCTTCGACGAGCAGTTCGGGCTGACCTTCAGCTTCATGAAGGACTGCGATTCACTGGGGACTGTCTCGTACGGTTTCGACTGGTACCACGATGAAATTGGATCAGCGCGAACCGATTTCAACTACGGCACCGATCCACCGGCGATTACCGACCGAGCTGGGGAGATCCCCGACGATGCCTTCTATTCGCGTTATGGTGCCTATGTCCAATGGGACTTTTGGATGACGGATCGCCTACTCCTTTCCAGCGGCGTCCGCTATGAACACGTTGCCGCTGGCGCTACCGTAACTGCCAACTCGGTAACGGATCATATCGATCCCGAATATCAAGATTGGATTGGCAACATCGGACTAACATACGAATTGACCGACGAACTGCACCTGGTGGGTTCGATCAGCGAAGGTTTCCGCGCACCTAACCTGGACGACCTGGCAACCATCAACGGAAACGTGTTTGTGGGAACCCAGTTGCCCAACCCCGATCTACAGCCGGAAACAAGTATCACGTATGAAGTCGGTACCAAGCTGAACACCGAGCGATTCCGGGCTCAAACATTTGTCTGGTGGAACGACCTGCAAAACTTCATCGACACAAGTGCTCCGAACACGATGCTTCTGCTGGACCGCACGAACTCGCAGGCCTATCTGAACGGTGTCGAGTTCTCGGCCGAATACCAGTTAAGCTACGAATGGAGCGTGTACGGCAACTACTGGTATACCTACGGACGCAACGTCGACACGGGGCAACCGCTGTCCCGCATTCCACCGCAACAGGGAACCCTGGGTTTGCGTAAGCGATGGAACGACGGGCGCGACTGGTTCGATACCTACGCCTGGATTGTTGATAAGCAAGATCGCCTGAATGATCGCGACATCTCTGATACCAACCGAATTCCACCCGGCGGCACGCCAGGTTATACGACGCTTAATTTCCGTTACGGCCGCATGATTTCGCCCCGCCAGCGGCTTTCACTCAATGTTGAAAATATCTTCGACGAGCAGTATCGGGTACACGGTTCCGGTAGCGATGGTCCTGGCATCAATGCACTGCTTACTTACGAGCTAACGCATTAA
- a CDS encoding GTP-binding protein, with product MSSEPHKIRFVMLGGFLGAGKTTAIGRLAKQYQDQGLKVGVVTNDQAADLVDTNLLRSQGLNVGEVAGACFCCNFNELTSTVETLAASERPDVVIAEPVGSCTDLVATVVQPLMQLFDAQFDVAPYGVILKPSHGLRILRKEAQAGFSPKAAYIFEKQLEEADFLIINRIDELSPEQVEELSMLLTEFAPETPILRMSAKTGEGMDSLNEMLDQRGAFGQKILELDYDVYAEGEAELGWLNSSLDASCDEPFALDEMLLGIVEGLRQRLETAGAETAHLKTIGLWEGAYGVANLVSSDTPAVLSLPSNCQTKTAHVVVNARVAVDPESLRTQVEEVVREVAERMGVAVKLHQTQSFRPGRPVPTHRFAKPGS from the coding sequence ATGTCGTCTGAACCTCACAAGATTCGTTTCGTGATGCTGGGTGGTTTTCTTGGAGCAGGAAAGACGACGGCGATTGGCCGTTTGGCCAAGCAGTATCAGGACCAAGGATTGAAGGTCGGGGTCGTGACCAACGATCAAGCGGCCGATCTGGTCGATACGAACCTGCTTCGTTCGCAAGGACTTAACGTGGGGGAAGTCGCCGGCGCTTGCTTCTGCTGCAACTTCAACGAATTGACTTCGACCGTTGAAACGTTGGCCGCCAGCGAGCGCCCCGACGTGGTGATCGCCGAGCCGGTCGGTAGCTGTACCGACCTGGTCGCGACAGTGGTTCAGCCGCTGATGCAGCTGTTCGACGCCCAGTTCGATGTCGCACCATATGGCGTGATATTGAAACCTTCGCATGGGCTGCGAATCTTGCGGAAAGAGGCCCAGGCAGGCTTCTCTCCTAAAGCGGCTTACATCTTCGAGAAACAGCTGGAAGAAGCCGACTTTCTGATCATTAACCGCATCGACGAACTGAGCCCGGAACAGGTCGAAGAACTCTCGATGCTGCTCACGGAGTTCGCCCCGGAAACGCCTATTCTCCGGATGTCGGCTAAGACAGGCGAAGGGATGGATTCTTTGAACGAAATGCTCGATCAGCGCGGAGCGTTCGGGCAGAAGATCCTTGAACTCGATTACGATGTCTACGCCGAAGGGGAAGCGGAGCTGGGATGGCTCAACAGTAGCCTGGATGCGAGCTGCGACGAACCGTTCGCGCTCGATGAAATGCTGCTGGGCATCGTGGAAGGACTTCGACAGCGTCTGGAAACCGCTGGAGCCGAGACCGCCCATCTGAAGACGATCGGCCTGTGGGAAGGGGCTTACGGAGTTGCGAACCTAGTGAGCAGTGACACGCCGGCGGTCCTCTCGTTGCCGTCGAACTGCCAGACGAAGACGGCTCATGTGGTGGTGAATGCCCGCGTAGCGGTCGACCCCGAGTCGCTTCGCACGCAAGTTGAAGAGGTCGTCCGCGAAGTCGCCGAACGCATGGGCGTGGCGGTGAAACTTCACCAAACCCAAAGCTTCCGCCCAGGTCGCCCCGTGCCAACGCACCGCTTCGCCAAGCCTGGCAGTTAG
- a CDS encoding CbrC family protein, protein MKTFAQLGIPFPLFEAPISETSDYLGISQCEICEQREQHCFRLNNGDHVVVRCPQCQTENGLRANCPGTFACQSCASSLTLPGRSKREGVRICFSCLREGKGAIGKDTEFGAVWWENALLGHTHGVPGLKAAGFETVILDPEENWAGVRLSQEKLFELLRTPSFSTWQGEIWLFCCKSPMTYIGEWQSVSASLEEEESRKLFGQLTAEIEEFPNWDWESVSNPDGGVSLYAFQCKQCGHYRANYDMD, encoded by the coding sequence ATGAAAACATTCGCTCAACTCGGGATTCCATTTCCTCTTTTCGAGGCTCCCATCAGCGAGACAAGTGACTACCTTGGTATTTCGCAATGCGAGATCTGTGAGCAGCGGGAGCAGCATTGTTTTCGGTTGAATAACGGAGACCACGTCGTTGTTCGATGTCCTCAGTGTCAGACGGAAAATGGATTACGTGCGAATTGCCCCGGTACTTTCGCATGTCAATCATGCGCAAGCAGCCTGACTCTGCCTGGGCGATCGAAGAGGGAAGGCGTTCGGATTTGCTTCTCGTGTCTGCGTGAGGGGAAAGGGGCCATCGGCAAAGATACTGAGTTTGGCGCTGTCTGGTGGGAAAACGCGTTGCTTGGGCATACCCACGGAGTTCCTGGTTTGAAGGCAGCCGGCTTCGAAACGGTGATACTCGATCCGGAAGAAAATTGGGCTGGTGTTCGGCTATCGCAGGAAAAGTTGTTCGAGCTGTTGCGAACTCCATCCTTTAGTACGTGGCAAGGCGAAATATGGTTGTTTTGCTGTAAGAGCCCAATGACCTACATCGGGGAGTGGCAATCTGTTTCCGCCTCCCTCGAAGAAGAGGAATCACGAAAATTATTTGGGCAGTTGACTGCCGAGATAGAAGAATTTCCGAACTGGGACTGGGAGAGTGTTTCTAATCCAGATGGTGGTGTTAGTCTTTATGCTTTTCAATGTAAGCAGTGCGGTCATTACCGCGCGAACTATGATATGGATTAA
- a CDS encoding PAS domain-containing protein, translating into MPTSATLEATQPSTKPSSRKAKTTTASSRSMETELRNEIALLKAENAAIHKSQAVIEFEPNGTILTANDNFLGAVGYTLEEIRGQHHRLFVDPAYAQSAEYRDFWTKLSQGKFDAGQYKRLGKGGREIWIQASYNPILDENGNTIKVVKYAVDITAQKLQDADFQGQINAVSKAQAVIQFNMDGTIITANENFLNAVGYKLNEIQGQHHRMFVGSEYGNSVEYRDFWAKLNRGQYESAEYKRFGKGGKEIWIQASYNPIFDASGKPYKVVKYATDVTQQKLATANYSGQMDAISKSQAVIEFNMDGTILTANENFLGALGYSLSEIQGRHHQMFVDKQYASSSEYKLFWEKLNKGEFDAGQYKRFGKGDKEIWIQASYNPIFDLNGKPYKVVKYATDITKQVRLRLAMTELIANVNESANQFSESAATVSEASQSVAEGAQTQSAAVEQISASAQELTRSIQGVRDRANETDKLANETNVIAVEGGQAVTKSGEAMDLIKASSEQISEIIQVISEIASQTNLLALNAAIEAARAGEHGLGFAVVADEVRKLAERASNAAKDVSALIKESTSRVANGVELSAQAGSALEKIVAAVEATSGKIAEIAAATDEQMSMSQEVYGTVQQVATVTEQSTASSEEMAASAEELGAQAKSLRDLVDSFDMSL; encoded by the coding sequence ATGCCGACCAGCGCCACCCTCGAGGCCACTCAGCCCTCGACGAAACCTTCCTCGCGTAAAGCCAAGACAACGACCGCCAGTTCGCGATCGATGGAGACCGAGCTGCGAAACGAAATCGCCCTGCTAAAAGCCGAGAACGCCGCGATTCACAAATCGCAAGCCGTGATCGAGTTTGAACCCAACGGAACGATCCTGACGGCGAACGATAATTTCCTCGGTGCCGTGGGGTACACGCTCGAAGAAATTCGAGGACAGCATCACCGATTGTTCGTCGATCCGGCCTATGCCCAAAGCGCCGAGTATCGTGACTTTTGGACTAAGCTCAGCCAAGGTAAGTTCGACGCCGGCCAATACAAACGCTTGGGTAAAGGTGGTCGCGAGATCTGGATCCAGGCTTCTTACAATCCAATTCTCGACGAAAACGGCAACACCATCAAAGTGGTGAAGTATGCCGTCGACATCACCGCTCAAAAATTGCAGGACGCGGACTTCCAAGGTCAGATCAACGCCGTCAGCAAAGCCCAGGCCGTCATCCAGTTCAACATGGATGGTACCATCATCACGGCGAATGAGAACTTCTTAAACGCTGTTGGTTACAAGTTGAACGAGATCCAGGGCCAGCACCACCGCATGTTCGTGGGAAGCGAATACGGTAACAGTGTCGAGTATCGCGATTTCTGGGCCAAGTTGAATCGTGGTCAGTACGAATCAGCCGAATACAAACGCTTTGGCAAAGGGGGCAAGGAAATCTGGATCCAGGCTTCCTACAATCCGATCTTCGATGCCAGCGGTAAGCCATACAAAGTGGTGAAGTACGCCACCGACGTGACCCAGCAGAAACTGGCTACGGCAAATTACTCGGGGCAGATGGATGCGATCAGCAAGTCGCAAGCTGTCATCGAATTCAACATGGACGGCACGATCCTGACGGCCAACGAGAACTTCCTGGGTGCCCTCGGCTACTCGCTGAGCGAAATTCAGGGACGTCATCACCAGATGTTCGTCGACAAGCAGTACGCTTCCAGCAGCGAGTACAAGCTGTTCTGGGAGAAACTGAACAAAGGTGAATTCGACGCCGGTCAATACAAACGTTTCGGCAAGGGTGACAAAGAGATCTGGATCCAAGCTTCGTACAACCCGATCTTCGATCTCAATGGCAAGCCATACAAGGTCGTCAAATACGCCACCGATATTACCAAGCAGGTACGTCTGCGTTTGGCAATGACCGAACTGATTGCTAACGTGAACGAAAGTGCCAACCAGTTCAGCGAAAGTGCCGCGACCGTCAGCGAAGCTTCGCAGTCGGTTGCCGAAGGGGCTCAGACCCAAAGTGCCGCGGTCGAACAGATCAGCGCTTCGGCCCAAGAGCTGACCCGCAGCATCCAAGGGGTGCGCGATCGTGCCAACGAAACCGATAAACTGGCCAACGAAACCAACGTGATCGCCGTCGAAGGTGGCCAGGCTGTCACCAAGAGTGGCGAAGCCATGGACCTGATCAAGGCATCGTCCGAACAGATCAGTGAGATCATTCAAGTGATCAGCGAGATCGCCAGCCAAACGAATCTTCTGGCCCTCAACGCAGCCATCGAAGCAGCTCGTGCCGGGGAACATGGTTTGGGTTTCGCCGTGGTCGCCGACGAAGTTCGCAAGTTGGCCGAACGTGCCAGCAACGCCGCCAAGGACGTTTCGGCCCTGATCAAGGAATCGACATCCCGCGTGGCCAATGGTGTCGAACTGAGTGCCCAGGCCGGCAGTGCGTTGGAAAAGATCGTCGCCGCCGTGGAAGCGACCTCCGGCAAGATCGCCGAGATCGCAGCCGCCACCGACGAGCAGATGAGCATGTCGCAAGAGGTGTACGGTACCGTTCAGCAAGTCGCCACGGTGACCGAGCAGTCGACCGCTTCCAGCGAAGAAATGGCTGCCAGTGCCGAAGAACTCGGTGCCCAGGCCAAGTCGCTACGTGACCTGGTCGACAGCTTCGACATGAGCCTGTAA
- a CDS encoding DUF1559 domain-containing protein has protein sequence MNSFSLSSTHSPRAKRGFTLVELLVVIAIIGVLVALLLPAVQQAREAARRAQCVNNLKNIGLAMHNYHDTYRNFPYLGFTGWNGDTISVFGRLLPFIEQTAMYETLNFNVRANDGNNRLYRTTPIDVYSCPSETVTLGESNSGNNHWSHQRYSYAVCVGNTNYDQHNANNWDGVWTYDNGGSAFKMGDHIRSMASITDGTSNTVMVSEVPMNQNDQGWQGMYAAGIYASGAGFTGYLTPNTKASIDGGRRCWNPTDYLQKIPCHSGGDNWWSATFAAFSMHPGGVNACNFDGSVSFVPETIDIWAWRARTSTQGGEVVSQ, from the coding sequence ATGAACTCGTTTTCGTTGTCATCCACACACTCACCTCGAGCCAAGCGCGGGTTCACGCTCGTCGAGTTGTTGGTCGTGATCGCCATCATCGGCGTGTTGGTCGCTTTGCTTTTGCCGGCCGTACAGCAGGCACGCGAAGCAGCACGACGTGCCCAGTGCGTGAACAACCTGAAGAACATTGGGTTGGCAATGCATAACTATCACGACACCTATCGCAACTTCCCATATCTCGGTTTCACCGGCTGGAACGGCGATACGATCTCGGTCTTCGGACGACTGCTCCCGTTCATCGAACAAACGGCCATGTACGAAACGTTGAATTTCAACGTGCGTGCCAACGACGGTAACAATCGCCTATACCGCACCACGCCGATCGACGTTTACTCGTGCCCTTCGGAAACGGTCACGCTGGGTGAATCAAACAGCGGCAACAACCACTGGTCGCACCAACGTTACAGCTATGCCGTTTGTGTCGGCAACACGAACTACGATCAGCACAACGCCAACAACTGGGACGGCGTTTGGACCTACGACAACGGCGGTTCGGCCTTCAAGATGGGTGACCACATCCGCAGCATGGCTTCGATTACCGACGGTACGAGCAACACCGTAATGGTTTCGGAAGTCCCCATGAACCAGAACGACCAAGGCTGGCAAGGCATGTATGCCGCAGGCATCTATGCTTCGGGTGCTGGTTTCACCGGCTACCTGACGCCCAACACCAAGGCCTCGATCGATGGTGGTCGTCGCTGCTGGAACCCGACCGACTACCTCCAGAAGATTCCTTGCCATAGCGGCGGCGACAACTGGTGGTCTGCGACGTTTGCAGCGTTCAGCATGCACCCAGGCGGGGTGAACGCTTGCAACTTCGACGGTTCGGTCAGTTTCGTGCCAGAGACGATCGACATCTGGGCATGGCGTGCACGAACGTCGACGCAAGGTGGCGAGGTCGTCAGTCAATAA
- a CDS encoding FecR domain-containing protein, with product MNDNTPANDDQSMSDDDLIELIIRYNDDDLDEYEMTALAAALEGDDRAVELFHSIALQSLTIAEVTSPRHKPTPFPRQTIFWWSAAMALAASLAFAVFLDLRAGQLPTVAKLVQATGKVTVTMPDGEARKLAVGDDIPVGMKITTHAIGSSATIQFPDQTRVSLHGATEAAFREEDHKQIDLFVGNLVADVQPQPQGKPMQILTELAVTDVLGTVLSVQASHQRTDVDVVEGKVRVIRTGDQSTVDVAAGEKAIVARDLPLKSQLRMPAPDHWEIDFEKELPSDWRKGIWAQEGLPAGSSGAVTAETRPGFLDQSETWYQIETYNRWSEGLFTVVEDTHMKVTFRVDPSENVQVVLLARGADFHGSDSVYEYEIGDTDSKPAAGWRTLDVPLTSFKKVPAEDAMMSPPQLGQVIYKVVLSTQDRDVGLVVDQMQFAPQPPAKQD from the coding sequence ATGAACGACAACACGCCAGCAAATGATGACCAGTCGATGTCGGACGATGACTTGATCGAATTGATCATTCGTTACAACGACGACGATCTGGACGAATACGAAATGACGGCTCTCGCGGCCGCGCTGGAAGGAGATGACCGCGCGGTTGAACTCTTCCATAGTATCGCCCTGCAGTCGCTGACCATCGCCGAAGTCACCTCGCCACGACACAAGCCAACTCCTTTCCCGCGGCAAACCATCTTCTGGTGGTCAGCTGCGATGGCGCTGGCAGCCAGCTTGGCATTCGCCGTCTTTCTCGACTTGCGGGCCGGTCAACTTCCGACCGTTGCCAAGCTGGTGCAAGCCACCGGTAAGGTCACCGTGACTATGCCGGATGGCGAAGCACGCAAGCTGGCGGTCGGAGACGATATTCCCGTAGGCATGAAGATCACGACACATGCGATCGGCAGTTCGGCCACGATTCAGTTCCCCGACCAGACACGCGTCAGCCTGCACGGAGCCACCGAGGCTGCTTTTCGGGAAGAAGACCATAAGCAGATCGATCTGTTTGTTGGCAACCTGGTAGCCGACGTTCAGCCGCAGCCGCAGGGCAAGCCAATGCAGATTCTTACCGAGCTCGCGGTCACTGACGTTCTGGGAACGGTTCTCTCGGTTCAGGCATCGCATCAGCGAACCGATGTCGATGTCGTTGAAGGGAAGGTCCGTGTGATACGTACCGGTGATCAAAGTACCGTGGATGTCGCTGCTGGCGAGAAGGCGATCGTGGCCCGCGATCTTCCTCTGAAAAGCCAACTCCGTATGCCAGCGCCTGATCACTGGGAGATCGATTTCGAGAAAGAGCTTCCCAGCGACTGGCGTAAAGGGATCTGGGCACAAGAGGGACTTCCTGCTGGTTCGTCCGGCGCGGTAACAGCCGAAACACGTCCTGGCTTCCTCGATCAGAGTGAAACCTGGTATCAGATCGAAACCTACAACCGTTGGAGCGAAGGCTTGTTCACGGTAGTGGAAGATACCCACATGAAGGTCACCTTCCGCGTCGATCCATCGGAAAACGTACAGGTTGTATTGTTGGCCCGCGGAGCCGATTTCCACGGCTCGGATAGTGTCTACGAATACGAGATCGGCGATACCGATTCTAAACCGGCCGCAGGCTGGCGGACGCTCGATGTTCCGTTGACCTCCTTCAAGAAGGTCCCTGCGGAAGATGCCATGATGAGCCCGCCGCAGCTCGGTCAGGTGATCTACAAGGTGGTTCTATCGACCCAGGATCGCGACGTCGGCCTGGTTGTCGACCAAATGCAATTCGCCCCCCAACCACCCGCTAAGCAAGACTAA
- a CDS encoding RNA polymerase sigma factor encodes MQESDVVRVLLEARIRLTVPIWSIVRESQAVEDIFQEVVLRALRQREQINDEGHLLAWSRTTAKNLAVDWLRQRGKSQVMDGGAMDRIWSISDDQAKGLSDRKDALRRCLKKMPERNREMIQLRYGEGLSCIEVAKQIGASLDAVYKRLSRAHRDLRRCVEGTLHGEVTQ; translated from the coding sequence ATGCAGGAAAGCGACGTAGTACGTGTCTTGCTCGAGGCACGCATTCGATTGACCGTTCCAATCTGGTCCATCGTGCGCGAGTCTCAAGCGGTCGAAGATATCTTTCAAGAGGTTGTGCTGAGGGCACTTCGGCAACGCGAGCAAATCAACGACGAGGGACATTTGCTTGCCTGGTCGCGCACCACGGCCAAAAACCTGGCGGTCGATTGGTTGCGGCAACGAGGGAAGTCCCAGGTCATGGATGGCGGTGCGATGGATCGTATCTGGTCCATCTCCGACGATCAGGCCAAGGGCCTTTCCGACCGGAAAGATGCGTTGCGACGGTGTTTGAAGAAGATGCCAGAACGCAATCGTGAGATGATTCAGTTACGGTACGGAGAAGGGCTCAGTTGCATCGAAGTGGCCAAGCAGATCGGTGCTTCACTCGATGCCGTGTACAAACGCCTGTCGCGTGCACATCGAGATCTCCGACGCTGTGTCGAGGGGACTTTGCACGGGGAGGTAACGCAGTGA
- a CDS encoding DUF1559 domain-containing protein has translation MKNLQRPRGFTLVELLVVIAIIGVLIALLLPAVQQAREAARRMTCSNQFKQIGIALHNYHDTFGSLPPGIVTTNQTCWLTHILPQIEQGSLYDQIDAAGAFDEPWEDVPAMVSTGNTPLAKTIIDGYICPSDTGDGVNKRLGNSTNQFGKSNYIGIFSAYYNSTNATATNGNGGSDRQATFFDNSSTSFRDITDGLSNTIIVAERAERKGSGPAGSLWIGYHNDSGGAISGSIAQFQVRLRMERSSNDTDYNINGNSNYNPSSNHPGGAQFLRGDASVVFLPETINLRTQAALGTIDGGEVIGEY, from the coding sequence ATGAAGAATCTCCAGAGGCCGCGCGGCTTCACCCTCGTCGAATTGTTGGTGGTAATTGCCATCATTGGTGTTTTAATCGCCCTGTTGCTCCCTGCCGTTCAGCAAGCCCGTGAAGCGGCACGCCGGATGACTTGCAGCAACCAATTCAAGCAAATCGGCATTGCCCTGCACAACTACCACGATACCTTTGGCAGTCTGCCACCAGGCATCGTGACCACCAACCAGACCTGCTGGTTAACGCATATCCTTCCGCAAATCGAACAAGGTTCGCTGTACGATCAAATCGACGCGGCCGGTGCTTTTGATGAGCCTTGGGAAGATGTCCCGGCGATGGTCAGCACGGGCAATACTCCTTTGGCTAAAACCATTATCGACGGCTACATCTGCCCATCCGATACCGGCGACGGGGTCAATAAGCGTCTGGGGAATTCCACGAACCAATTCGGCAAATCGAACTACATCGGTATCTTTTCCGCTTACTACAACTCGACCAATGCGACTGCCACCAACGGCAACGGCGGAAGTGACCGCCAAGCGACTTTCTTCGACAATTCGTCGACCTCGTTCCGCGACATCACCGATGGCCTGAGCAACACGATCATCGTGGCCGAGCGAGCCGAGCGCAAGGGTTCTGGCCCAGCCGGTTCGCTGTGGATTGGTTACCACAACGACTCTGGTGGTGCGATCTCGGGCAGTATCGCCCAATTCCAGGTACGTTTGCGGATGGAACGGTCGTCGAACGATACCGACTACAACATCAACGGCAACAGCAACTACAACCCCAGTAGCAATCACCCCGGCGGTGCCCAGTTCCTGCGTGGCGATGCCAGCGTCGTGTTCCTGCCAGAGACCATCAACCTGCGTACCCAGGCAGCCCTGGGAACGATCGATGGTGGCGAAGTGATCGGCGAATACTAA